The DNA region CAGTAGGAAGTGGAATAGCATCAGTGTAGCCTAGTATTTAAATAAACACAGATCTGCCTAACAGCTTGGGTCTAAGAACCCAAGAAAGGTTCACAGGCCTGAGCCAGGATTAAACAGTATTTTAGGGCATGAACTCCATCTGCATAATGTTTTGTATACCCACGTGAAACAGCATCTTTAAATATCATCATGTTCTTTCTGACTTGGAAAAATTACATGTTATTCACTGATATTTGCATGCAAACTTCctgcaaaaacagaaaaacacgAAAAGCTCCAAACACAACCAAATTACTAACACATGTCAGCAAGAAACTCTTTCCAGAAAGTACACAAACCTTTTCACAGCACCACACCCtgcaaaaaaatacttttaatagCTGAAGCTGAGCCTGGATCACATTTTGGAAGCCTGAGACAGCTCCTGCCCTCTTTATTACTGTTAGTTGTGAGGTCACTGCTTCTCACTATAGCTACACCaaccagagaaaaacaaacttATAGATGTGGGAATAAAACTCACCATGCTGTTCATTTTAGAAGAGGATGAGCTTGCTCTCTGCTTCCTTAGGCTGTTAAGCTCTTCTGCATTTCCATCCTTTGGTTTTATGATCAGCCGGCTGCCCCCAGCAGTGCCTTCTGAAGAGGACCTCAGTCGTTTCTCAACAAATCTGCCTTCCCTGTATGGACTGAGGCTGTTTGCAAGATCAACTACAAAGAGAGAAGCAATCAGCAATTGTTACAGGGAACTGTTTTCTACAAGAATTTTCTTAATGAGAACACTGCTTTGCCTGAAATAATTACACTGAAATCACATGAGAAATGTTCTGTGGAAAGCAGACCGTGCTTACCTAGATCAAGGTGTCACCTGGGCCCCCAATTCACTGTTCAGTCCCAATGACAGGCATGCTCAGCACACCACAGCCCAGTCCAGGGCTCCTCACAGAATACAGAAAGACTCTGATCcatctttttccttctcccttcaaCATAGGACACTCCCAAATTGCTGAAAGTAAAATCTACCAGAGAAACTATCACTTGCCCAGTGGTGCCAACCTGCCTTAACCTAGGCCCAAAGGCAAGTCCAGCTTTTGAAGGGCCTGGTGACAACTTTGTCACCCCTGCATAACAGGGATGCACATCAGTTTCCATTTCTGTTCAGCATTCCTAGTTTAGCCTTACACCTGCACCATCCATCAGCCTGCAGTCAGTGGGCAAAATCCCAGTCCAGTTAAAACAATAACACAtcagaaaagaggagaaaaaatacattttgacaTGTCAGAGCAAATTTAGAGATGGGGACAGATAAAAGAGTAGTAGCGTAATAAATGTCATACATATAGAAAATTTTACcttcttttgcattttgcaaGAGAAGAGATATTTTCTCTAAaggttctcaaaaaaaaaaaatccatatcacataaaaatacataaaggtATACTAAGAAATATATAGCACATCAAACCTGCTCATACATCAATGTAGCATTCACAATGCTATCTGTAATGATATCAGCTACGAGACCAGgtacagaagagaaaatatCTATTACCAAAGAAAACGCACAGGTGTATTTTGTATTTACATCTAGGTTCAAATACAGTTTTAGAAAACCAAATGTTCAAACCAGTCTGTTTGCAACAGGCATAAGTACTTATAACCATATCTTGCTGATTGCCATGTAAGCTTTTTCGGTATTTGACTCATTCCATATGGCAGGCTTTTGTCTTATTTTCACTGGTTCCTTTGTATGCTTGGGGAATTTCTGATTTGAAATACATTCTTCACAACATCagaataaaaaagtattttgaacaCCActaaaaaaacagaacaattaATCATAAACTTTCATATAGCGCAGTATTAGCTCTCGTGTTTCTGTGAACATGAATCCAATTTACAAAAATCTCTCTATCACGATTTCAACTCCCTTTAGCTGTTTTACTGAAATACAGACTAAATATCAAACTGCCAATGCATGAGTTTGAAATGAAGTGGGTATTTCTAAACATGCCTCCAAGCTGCTCACTTGGTGTTCTGCAGTACACTCTTGCAAGATAGATTCGGAAATAAAAGCTATTTACAGATGAGACAATGTGGCAAGAAAGACAAACTGAGCCTTCAGGACCAGTAATATAGATAAAtgggaatattttttcccccaaagtgACTGAGGTTCTGAGTGAAAGAGGAGCCCTCTGCTGAAAGCTAATTCAGTGGATTAATTTAACTTTTTATTGCCATTTATATACAAGATACCCAAGTAAGCCTAGCAGTGACTAATAATTCAAAAAGCAAAATTGCTTTTGATTGCTTATAATCTACATGCCTAGATAAATATCCAAGCAAAATGATGGGTGTGAATTTATATGAGTTTATACTTAGCATCATTCATCTTCTAATACAATCACTACGAATGCTGTCTTATTAACTCTCAAATTTTGCCCCCCCCCCATAGAGCCTCAGGATTAAGCAAGAAAGCACCAGTCATTAAGCTGGCTTGAGAAAATCAACTGTCAGAGATAAATGCCTTCTGACAGGTGTCCTTCACTCAAGGGCCTGGTGCCTTATTTATCTGTATCTCTATAGATTGAGATTTCTAGGCACAGTCTTTCCACTTAATCTTGTTAGTACTCCAAATTACTCTTCATAAACTACAGACCCAGTGTGAAATTTAGATGGTAATTAATTCCCTCAGTTTCACAGATGACAAAATGAGAATTTGGACACTTATTTCAGATGGAAGCAGAAACAGGATAGCTCATACTTTGACAAAATATTCACTCTGAGCTATTCTATAACATCAGTTGAATAGAGAAAGCAAGACTCTAGAAATTTCTAAACGCCGATCAATATAAAGTAAACTGTATTATTCCCCATAGTCAGACTACAGGATCATTTGTTTCTCTGGTGATGCTTCCATCCCAAATTATGCAACCCCATGGCTCAAGTCCAAAATAGCTATGTCTCAAGGAATCATAGCTTCAGCCTCTAACACAAGCTGGGAATTTGCATTCTTAATTCATTTTCTATTAAGCAAAGCATAGCCACAAACAGCACTGATGGGTGTTCGCAAACTCTAAAAcacaaactcaaaaaaaaacacagacttTGCCTTTAACTCCTACAGTTCTGGGGGAGGACACAATTTCTACTTTCTGAACTTCATAGTTAGCACTTGTAATTCTAAAAAACACTTTACGACAAAACAATCATTATAGAAGAAATGAGGCCAACCCACtcaaaacccaccaaactcaaaAATGAAAAGACCACGAAACATACCTTTAGGATGGTTTGATTCATAACCCTGTTGTTTTTTAAAGGACTGAGGTTCAGAACATGGAACAGTGTTAGACCCCACTACAGGAATTGTGTTTCTCGTGTGCTTGCATGGAGTGCTTTCATCTCTGCTGCCACTCAACCCCCGTGCCTTTGGAGAGAGTGTCACTGGTTCTTCACTATGCTGTAACGTCAAGGTTTCTAAATGTGCATTTTCTGAGTTAATTTTTTCTATGTGACTGGCATCATTAATATATAGTCCATTGGCTTGCAACAGTACTTTTGTTTGATTAGCAACTGAGGTTTTGAATAAGGTACTGGATTCCACGCTGAACGAGCTTGCATGACTCACAGGAGATACACCAGCAGAATGGCCAGCACTTTGCACAGTATCTTTCTCCctcacaggagcagcagcaggattaAAGAAGATCTGAGAGGTAGAGACATCATGGCCAAAATCCTCTGCAAGCAGTGCCCCAGGCCCACTGCTGGGCAGGGCATCAGCCTCTGAAACAGAGTCCTCGGTGAGAGCGACGAAGTCCGAGGGGGTCTGGGCAGCCGTGAGGTCAGCCGAGAGCAGCGGGGACTGCAGGGAGCTGCCCATGCACTCCGTCATCTCAGCCGAACAGGGAGGAGATGACTTGGCCATCACAGGTTCACTCTCCACATAGGATTTCACTTCCAGCAAGCACCGGGGCTGCTGCACAGAGGAAAGTGACTGACTCTCTGGAACTGGTTTGGAAAATTTGTAGTGTGATGAAAAAGATTTGGTGAGAAGTTTTCGTGTGGACTGTTTGACAGAATATCGGCTTCGCTCTTCTGCAAAGCCCGAATCATCACCCTCATTCTTCCCAGAGCTTATGCAATTGATAAAGACATTCTTATTAGCTGAGggctcctttcccttttcaaaATCATCTGTCAAAGACCTTGTTATCTTCTTGTTACGTGAGCTGCCAAAGCCAACTGAATGCCTTCCTCTGCTTTTTATGTGCTCATCTAAGCTGAGTTTTTGAAAAGTGCTAAGAGAGGACTGGTCACCATTTGAGATGTTAACATTTTGACTCGCTGAGTCAGGCTTCTGCTCACTCCCTTTCTTGTTATGGAAGCTAATGGAAGGAGTGCGGAAAATACTCCGGCGCTTTCCTGTGCTCCCTGAGCTGGAGTTCGTGCTGGATGGGGAGGAGGTGTGGACACCAATGGCATTGGCAGAAGAAGGCGAGGAAGGAAGGGAGTCGTGTCTTCGGCTAACACTTCTCCTGAATATTGGCAAGCGAGATACCAGAGTCGATCGTCTGGATCCCGAGTCCCCCATCAGGGCTCAAAGGGTCCGTGGTTCTTCACAGCCAATAAAATAACCTGGGATGATAGAAAAATAaaggggggcgggggggaagaTAAATTATTCAGCCTCAAAGATCACTCAAACAGATTTGTCAGTCAGCCTTAACACATGAGATGTCAACATCAATTTGTTGTACACACATTACTGAAGACTTGTAGCATTTCAAAGTGATGTTCAATAGCCAGCACTGCAAACTGAGCAAATGTGGCTTAAAATATTCTACTGACAAAAGATGCAATTTTATATACAGTACTGTACAACAGTATTGTATACAGTTACACTGGGTAACAGTATAAAATCTAAATGCCAAAAGATATACAAATATATCACCCAAACATCCTTGTTTTTAAGTTCTTCTTATAAACTGTAAGCGCTCTTCAAAGACAGTTGACTTTTCATTACCTGAGTAGAACAAAtcattattttgtatttctaaatATCCAGATTTTTGCATGAAATAAGAGGATATAAATTTTTCAATCCTCATTGAACTTCCAGTTGGATTTTAATTACTTTATGTGCTTCTGTTAAAGACTGTATCACTTTCCAGTACAGAAAATGATGGCATTGCAGTCCAGCCAAAATATGCAACAccaaaaattcttcctaaagAACTGTAAGTTCAAGGAATTTACTGTCAAAATATGGGATGATGTTTCTAGATTTGAACTGTAATGTTTCCTTTTAACACCTTTCTGAAATCCTCCTCCTCTATTTGCTTATAATTAGctcatttttcatgttttttgaAATTAGTGAGAAGTGCTTCCATGCAAAGGCACTtggcatttttttaataaatatttaagcaaAGCTTATTTTGATCAGCACTGTAGATGTACTGGAAGAATATTAATCTTTGTGAAATATATACCAGTTCTATCTCCTTTTTGTTCTTGTTATAATAAACTACCACTGTGAAAGACAGGACCACAGAGAGACAGCAATAAAAACATGTAATATATAATCACAAGAACAGAAGAGGCTGTAGGAATTATGCCCCAATGTAACTTAATGAGCTGCTGGTGTTCAGCAcataaaaataaaccccaagTCATCTGTCTAGACAATGTTTCTATGTCAAGTGCAAAAACAAAGTAATTCATCTAATGTGCAATTTAATATGTGTTATGTGGCTCAGCAACTATCTGTCagcaatatatatatttaggtagtgtatacatacacacacatatatatacatggAAACAGAATATTTAAGTATTAATAAAACTACATACATGTTATATAACTGTGAAAGAATGGGTAACAAGCTCAAAGACACTTTCTGACTAGAGACCAAACTGCACTTTTCTGCTgttaacatttctttttaaatgctaGTACAGCTCCACTCTGAACATGCAGAGCCAAGCAGTCACACTATTCACAAGCATCAGGAATCAATAAGCAATTTTGTAGTTTAGGATGAGAAAAACACCTTGGGAATAGTCACTAATTGCAAGAAGTCACTGGTGATCTCTGATGGCAAGCTAAAGCCTGACCTAGGCAACGCCCAGTTTCTGTGACTGAAACCCCAATTTGAATTCAGTCTGTCTGGGGCAAAACTGGCAATGCAGAACCACACAGTTACCAGAAAAACTTGACATCCACCAGTGAACTGAAGCACAGCCAGTTGTTCCATTTCACTGATAGGTAAGAAAGCTTGCATTTAGACCACTACGTAAGAGCAACTACAGGGGGGACAGTGCAGAGAACACAAGGCTCTGTGAGCTCCCACAGAAGCTGGTGTTATCCCAGCTTGTTCACCTGTCCATAACTCTGCCtacagaaaaaaaggcttttgaaagCCACATCAAACTCTTCATCCCCTCCCCTTCAAGCTTCTCTGGCTTCTTTAACCACTTCAAGACCCTAACTGTGTTGGGGCTTCTTTGCTGTAGTGAATCTCTACCTGCTGGCTTACTGGTACATATGGATAAGCACATACACACATGATTTTTAGAGATTGTGAAGAttctttcctgtattttaaGGAGAGATTATaattgctgaaaaaaaacccctttatcATGCAGTTTTACAATAGCAGTAGATgaacaaaatacttttaaaatacctTAAACCTCTATAGGCATTTTATGGGTGCATAAAacatttgctgctgctgttctctcTCCTGAACACAACTTAAATTGTCACTTCACTGAAGAACTAATCCTAGTTTGTAACTACAAAATTTTCCAAGCTGAAAGCAGAAGGAAGCAGAAAACTGAGCAAAAAAGCACTCTGTAAATTGCACTGGGAATACAAAGACTATGTCTAAATGATAAGAGATTATTCCTAAAGATTGACCCTGAATAAACATAGCCGTGGCCTTCCAGGtattaatacattttaatagAATA from Anomalospiza imberbis isolate Cuckoo-Finch-1a 21T00152 chromosome 4, ASM3175350v1, whole genome shotgun sequence includes:
- the CCSER1 gene encoding serine-rich coiled-coil domain-containing protein 1 isoform X1, with product MGDSGSRRSTLVSRLPIFRRSVSRRHDSLPSSPSSANAIGVHTSSPSSTNSSSGSTGKRRSIFRTPSISFHNKKGSEQKPDSASQNVNISNGDQSSLSTFQKLSLDEHIKSRGRHSVGFGSSRNKKITRSLTDDFEKGKEPSANKNVFINCISSGKNEGDDSGFAEERSRYSVKQSTRKLLTKSFSSHYKFSKPVPESQSLSSVQQPRCLLEVKSYVESEPVMAKSSPPCSAEMTECMGSSLQSPLLSADLTAAQTPSDFVALTEDSVSEADALPSSGPGALLAEDFGHDVSTSQIFFNPAAAPVREKDTVQSAGHSAGVSPVSHASSFSVESSTLFKTSVANQTKVLLQANGLYINDASHIEKINSENAHLETLTLQHSEEPVTLSPKARGLSGSRDESTPCKHTRNTIPVVGSNTVPCSEPQSFKKQQGYESNHPKVDLANSLSPYREGRFVEKRLRSSSEGTAGGSRLIIKPKDGNAEELNSLRKQRASSSSSKMNSMDVLNNLGSCELDEDDLMLDLEFLEEQHHQRSVCREDSCQSIVSCAAVVLTPVETTVDTRKKEQMIMPDVSKQNLSLKLSKEVEQGEARYPRVSQLAGSPSVEWPFTGLEEGGGIESLPFRLMLQDCTAVKTLLLKMKRVLQESTDMSPAGSTASLPVSPLPEEPLFFKDGIKDECSVLKLQLKERDELIAQLREELEKAQCFQKALASQADKSTQTELVGHDTTYPIRMVSQNLSTKDRKSALTPTEDPFRHPPGSQTAAYESKSCQLSNLCLSSLLKEKEIVEAIKHTQGTYETLASEATQNGLAVTAPSTAKPASKADSFPVFSGAPKDQSAVPRQHTTFTGRLGQPPRGPISLHMYSRKNVFLHHNLHTAELQTLGQQDG
- the CCSER1 gene encoding serine-rich coiled-coil domain-containing protein 1 isoform X2, whose amino-acid sequence is MGDSGSRRSTLVSRLPIFRRSVSRRHDSLPSSPSSANAIGVHTSSPSSTNSSSGSTGKRRSIFRTPSISFHNKKGSEQKPDSASQNVNISNGDQSSLSTFQKLSLDEHIKSRGRHSVGFGSSRNKKITRSLTDDFEKGKEPSANKNVFINCISSGKNEGDDSGFAEERSRYSVKQSTRKLLTKSFSSHYKFSKPVPESQSLSSVQQPRCLLEVKSYVESEPVMAKSSPPCSAEMTECMGSSLQSPLLSADLTAAQTPSDFVALTEDSVSEADALPSSGPGALLAEDFGHDVSTSQIFFNPAAAPVREKDTVQSAGHSAGVSPVSHASSFSVESSTLFKTSVANQTKVLLQANGLYINDASHIEKINSENAHLETLTLQHSEEPVTLSPKARGLSGSRDESTPCKHTRNTIPVVGSNTVPCSEPQSFKKQQGYESNHPKVDLANSLSPYREGRFVEKRLRSSSEGTAGGSRLIIKPKDGNAEELNSLRKQRASSSSSKMNSMDVLNNLGSCELDEDDLMLDLEFLEEQHHQRSVCREDSCQSIVSCAAVVLTPVETTVDTRKKEQMIMPDVSKQNLSLKLSKEVEQGEARYPRVSQLAGSPSVEWPFTGLEEGGGIESLPFRLMLQDCTAVKTLLLKMKRVLQEDGIKDECSVLKLQLKERDELIAQLREELEKAQCFQKALASQADKSTQTELVGHDTTYPIRMVSQNLSTKDRKSALTPTEDPFRHPPGSQTAAYESKSCQLSNLCLSSLLKEKEIVEAIKHTQGTYETLASEATQNGLAVTAPSTAKPASKADSFPVFSGAPKDQSAVPRQHTTFTGRLGQPPRGPISLHMYSRKNVFLHHNLHTAELQTLGQQDG
- the CCSER1 gene encoding serine-rich coiled-coil domain-containing protein 1 isoform X10 — its product is MGDSGSRRSTLVSRLPIFRRSVSRRHDSLPSSPSSANAIGVHTSSPSSTNSSSGSTGKRRSIFRTPSISFHNKKGSEQKPDSASQNVNISNGDQSSLSTFQKLSLDEHIKSRGRHSVGFGSSRNKKITRSLTDDFEKGKEPSANKNVFINCISSGKNEGDDSGFAEERSRYSVKQSTRKLLTKSFSSHYKFSKPVPESQSLSSVQQPRCLLEVKSYVESEPVMAKSSPPCSAEMTECMGSSLQSPLLSADLTAAQTPSDFVALTEDSVSEADALPSSGPGALLAEDFGHDVSTSQIFFNPAAAPVREKDTVQSAGHSAGVSPVSHASSFSVESSTLFKTSVANQTKVLLQANGLYINDASHIEKINSENAHLETLTLQHSEEPVTLSPKARGLSGSRDESTPCKHTRNTIPVVGSNTVPCSEPQSFKKQQGYESNHPKVDLANSLSPYREGRFVEKRLRSSSEGTAGGSRLIIKPKDGNAEELNSLRKQRASSSSSKMNSMDVLNNLGSCELDEDDLMLDLEFLEEQHHQRSVCREDSCQSIVSCAAVVLTPVETTVDTRKKEQMIMPDVSKQNLSLKLSKEVEQGEARYPRVSQLAGSPSVEWPFTGLEEGGGIESLPFRLMLQDCTAVKTLLLKMKRVLQESAPAGK
- the CCSER1 gene encoding serine-rich coiled-coil domain-containing protein 1 isoform X9, yielding MGDSGSRRSTLVSRLPIFRRSVSRRHDSLPSSPSSANAIGVHTSSPSSTNSSSGSTGKRRSIFRTPSISFHNKKGSEQKPDSASQNVNISNGDQSSLSTFQKLSLDEHIKSRGRHSVGFGSSRNKKITRSLTDDFEKGKEPSANKNVFINCISSGKNEGDDSGFAEERSRYSVKQSTRKLLTKSFSSHYKFSKPVPESQSLSSVQQPRCLLEVKSYVESEPVMAKSSPPCSAEMTECMGSSLQSPLLSADLTAAQTPSDFVALTEDSVSEADALPSSGPGALLAEDFGHDVSTSQIFFNPAAAPVREKDTVQSAGHSAGVSPVSHASSFSVESSTLFKTSVANQTKVLLQANGLYINDASHIEKINSENAHLETLTLQHSEEPVTLSPKARGLSGSRDESTPCKHTRNTIPVVGSNTVPCSEPQSFKKQQGYESNHPKVDLANSLSPYREGRFVEKRLRSSSEGTAGGSRLIIKPKDGNAEELNSLRKQRASSSSSKMNSMDVLNNLGSCELDEDDLMLDLEFLEEQHHQRSVCREDSCQSIVSCAAVVLTPVETTVDTRKKEQMIMPDVSKQNLSLKLSKEVEQGEARYPRVSQLAGSPSVEWPFTGLEEGGGIESLPFRLMLQDCTAVKTLLLKMKRVLQEVSEFSWH
- the CCSER1 gene encoding serine-rich coiled-coil domain-containing protein 1 isoform X4 translates to MGDSGSRRSTLVSRLPIFRRSVSRRHDSLPSSPSSANAIGVHTSSPSSTNSSSGSTGKRRSIFRTPSISFHNKKGSEQKPDSASQNVNISNGDQSSLSTFQKLSLDEHIKSRGRHSVGFGSSRNKKITRSLTDDFEKGKEPSANKNVFINCISSGKNEGDDSGFAEERSRYSVKQSTRKLLTKSFSSHYKFSKPVPESQSLSSVQQPRCLLEVKSYVESEPVMAKSSPPCSAEMTECMGSSLQSPLLSADLTAAQTPSDFVALTEDSVSEADALPSSGPGALLAEDFGHDVSTSQIFFNPAAAPVREKDTVQSAGHSAGVSPVSHASSFSVESSTLFKTSVANQTKVLLQANGLYINDASHIEKINSENAHLETLTLQHSEEPVTLSPKARGLSGSRDESTPCKHTRNTIPVVGSNTVPCSEPQSFKKQQGYESNHPKVDLANSLSPYREGRFVEKRLRSSSEGTAGGSRLIIKPKDGNAEELNSLRKQRASSSSSKMNSMDVLNNLGSCELDEDDLMLDLEFLEEQHHQRSVCREDSCQSIVSCAAVVLTPVETTVDTRKKEQMIMPDVSKQNLSLKLSKEVEQGEARYPRVSQLAGSPSVEWPFTGLEEGGGIESLPFRLMLQDCTAVKTLLLKMKRVLQESTDMSPAGSTASLPVSPLPEEPLFFKDGIKDECSVLKLQLKERDELIAQLREELEKAQCFQKALASQADKSTQTELVGHDLAVHYLGQHTSLNFSKPGHCLLQSLCV
- the CCSER1 gene encoding serine-rich coiled-coil domain-containing protein 1 isoform X8: MGDSGSRRSTLVSRLPIFRRSVSRRHDSLPSSPSSANAIGVHTSSPSSTNSSSGSTGKRRSIFRTPSISFHNKKGSEQKPDSASQNVNISNGDQSSLSTFQKLSLDEHIKSRGRHSVGFGSSRNKKITRSLTDDFEKGKEPSANKNVFINCISSGKNEGDDSGFAEERSRYSVKQSTRKLLTKSFSSHYKFSKPVPESQSLSSVQQPRCLLEVKSYVESEPVMAKSSPPCSAEMTECMGSSLQSPLLSADLTAAQTPSDFVALTEDSVSEADALPSSGPGALLAEDFGHDVSTSQIFFNPAAAPVREKDTVQSAGHSAGVSPVSHASSFSVESSTLFKTSVANQTKVLLQANGLYINDASHIEKINSENAHLETLTLQHSEEPVTLSPKARGLSGSRDESTPCKHTRNTIPVVGSNTVPCSEPQSFKKQQGYESNHPKVDLANSLSPYREGRFVEKRLRSSSEGTAGGSRLIIKPKDGNAEELNSLRKQRASSSSSKMNSMDVLNNLGSCELDEDDLMLDLEFLEEQHHQRSVCREDSCQSIVSCAAVVLTPVETTVDTRKKEQMIMPDVSKQNLSLKLSKEVEQGEARYPRVSQLAGSPSVEWPFTGLEEGGGIESLPFRLMLQDCTAVKTLLLKMKRVLQESTDMSPAGSTASLPVSPLPEEPLFFKDGIKDECSVLKLQLKERDELIAQLREELSSILRLPLSNNREQKFRDG
- the CCSER1 gene encoding serine-rich coiled-coil domain-containing protein 1 isoform X3 codes for the protein MGDSGSRRSTLVSRLPIFRRSVSRRHDSLPSSPSSANAIGVHTSSPSSTNSSSGSTGKRRSIFRTPSISFHNKKGSEQKPDSASQNVNISNGDQSSLSTFQKLSLDEHIKSRGRHSVGFGSSRNKKITRSLTDDFEKGKEPSANKNVFINCISSGKNEGDDSGFAEERSRYSVKQSTRKLLTKSFSSHYKFSKPVPESQSLSSVQQPRCLLEVKSYVESEPVMAKSSPPCSAEMTECMGSSLQSPLLSADLTAAQTPSDFVALTEDSVSEADALPSSGPGALLAEDFGHDVSTSQIFFNPAAAPVREKDTVQSAGHSAGVSPVSHASSFSVESSTLFKTSVANQTKVLLQANGLYINDASHIEKINSENAHLETLTLQHSEEPVTLSPKARGLSGSRDESTPCKHTRNTIPVVGSNTVPCSEPQSFKKQQGYESNHPKVDLANSLSPYREGRFVEKRLRSSSEGTAGGSRLIIKPKDGNAEELNSLRKQRASSSSSKMNSMDVLNNLGSCELDEDDLMLDLEFLEEQHHQRSVCREDSCQSIVSCAAVVLTPVETTVDTRKKEQMIMPDVSKQNLSLKLSKEVEQGEARYPRVSQLAGSPSVEWPFTGLEEGGGIESLPFRLMLQDCTAVKTLLLKMKRVLQESTDMSPAGSTASLPVSPLPEEPLFFKDGIKDECSVLKLQLKERDELIAQLREELEKAQCFQKALASQADKSTQTELVGHDGTALGSAPVPSRRQLYYISNQNGEPKSQHKGQKVSTYSHRGPF
- the CCSER1 gene encoding serine-rich coiled-coil domain-containing protein 1 isoform X7, which translates into the protein MGDSGSRRSTLVSRLPIFRRSVSRRHDSLPSSPSSANAIGVHTSSPSSTNSSSGSTGKRRSIFRTPSISFHNKKGSEQKPDSASQNVNISNGDQSSLSTFQKLSLDEHIKSRGRHSVGFGSSRNKKITRSLTDDFEKGKEPSANKNVFINCISSGKNEGDDSGFAEERSRYSVKQSTRKLLTKSFSSHYKFSKPVPESQSLSSVQQPRCLLEVKSYVESEPVMAKSSPPCSAEMTECMGSSLQSPLLSADLTAAQTPSDFVALTEDSVSEADALPSSGPGALLAEDFGHDVSTSQIFFNPAAAPVREKDTVQSAGHSAGVSPVSHASSFSVESSTLFKTSVANQTKVLLQANGLYINDASHIEKINSENAHLETLTLQHSEEPVTLSPKARGLSGSRDESTPCKHTRNTIPVVGSNTVPCSEPQSFKKQQGYESNHPKVDLANSLSPYREGRFVEKRLRSSSEGTAGGSRLIIKPKDGNAEELNSLRKQRASSSSSKMNSMDVLNNLGSCELDEDDLMLDLEFLEEQHHQRSVCREDSCQSIVSCAAVVLTPVETTVDTRKKEQMIMPDVSKQNLSLKLSKEVEQGEARYPRVSQLAGSPSVEWPFTGLEEGGGIESLPFRLMLQDCTAVKTLLLKMKRVLQESTDMSPAGSTASLPVSPLPEEPLFFKDGIKDECSVLKLQLKERDELIAQLREELGLVSLSSGYCLDSLLVKVSLNTLC
- the CCSER1 gene encoding serine-rich coiled-coil domain-containing protein 1 isoform X6; this translates as MGDSGSRRSTLVSRLPIFRRSVSRRHDSLPSSPSSANAIGVHTSSPSSTNSSSGSTGKRRSIFRTPSISFHNKKGSEQKPDSASQNVNISNGDQSSLSTFQKLSLDEHIKSRGRHSVGFGSSRNKKITRSLTDDFEKGKEPSANKNVFINCISSGKNEGDDSGFAEERSRYSVKQSTRKLLTKSFSSHYKFSKPVPESQSLSSVQQPRCLLEVKSYVESEPVMAKSSPPCSAEMTECMGSSLQSPLLSADLTAAQTPSDFVALTEDSVSEADALPSSGPGALLAEDFGHDVSTSQIFFNPAAAPVREKDTVQSAGHSAGVSPVSHASSFSVESSTLFKTSVANQTKVLLQANGLYINDASHIEKINSENAHLETLTLQHSEEPVTLSPKARGLSGSRDESTPCKHTRNTIPVVGSNTVPCSEPQSFKKQQGYESNHPKVDLANSLSPYREGRFVEKRLRSSSEGTAGGSRLIIKPKDGNAEELNSLRKQRASSSSSKMNSMDVLNNLGSCELDEDDLMLDLEFLEEQHHQRSVCREDSCQSIVSCAAVVLTPVETTVDTRKKEQMIMPDVSKQNLSLKLSKEVEQGEARYPRVSQLAGSPSVEWPFTGLEEGGGIESLPFRLMLQDCTAVKTLLLKMKRVLQESTDMSPAGSTASLPVSPLPEEPLFFKDGIKDECSVLKLQLKERDELIAQLREELEKAQCFQKALASQADKSTQTELVGHDYPSQTPQCSIFPLPQQR
- the CCSER1 gene encoding serine-rich coiled-coil domain-containing protein 1 isoform X5, giving the protein MGDSGSRRSTLVSRLPIFRRSVSRRHDSLPSSPSSANAIGVHTSSPSSTNSSSGSTGKRRSIFRTPSISFHNKKGSEQKPDSASQNVNISNGDQSSLSTFQKLSLDEHIKSRGRHSVGFGSSRNKKITRSLTDDFEKGKEPSANKNVFINCISSGKNEGDDSGFAEERSRYSVKQSTRKLLTKSFSSHYKFSKPVPESQSLSSVQQPRCLLEVKSYVESEPVMAKSSPPCSAEMTECMGSSLQSPLLSADLTAAQTPSDFVALTEDSVSEADALPSSGPGALLAEDFGHDVSTSQIFFNPAAAPVREKDTVQSAGHSAGVSPVSHASSFSVESSTLFKTSVANQTKVLLQANGLYINDASHIEKINSENAHLETLTLQHSEEPVTLSPKARGLSGSRDESTPCKHTRNTIPVVGSNTVPCSEPQSFKKQQGYESNHPKVDLANSLSPYREGRFVEKRLRSSSEGTAGGSRLIIKPKDGNAEELNSLRKQRASSSSSKMNSMDVLNNLGSCELDEDDLMLDLEFLEEQHHQRSVCREDSCQSIVSCAAVVLTPVETTVDTRKKEQMIMPDVSKQNLSLKLSKEVEQGEARYPRVSQLAGSPSVEWPFTGLEEGGGIESLPFRLMLQDCTAVKTLLLKMKRVLQESTDMSPAGSTASLPVSPLPEEPLFFKDGIKDECSVLKLQLKERDELIAQLREELEKAQCFQKALASQADKSTQTELVGHDALWNSPCSEGLVYKPINIPLVPSLLN